One Aphidius gifuensis isolate YNYX2018 linkage group LG3, ASM1490517v1, whole genome shotgun sequence DNA window includes the following coding sequences:
- the LOC122850825 gene encoding uncharacterized protein LOC122850825 gives MTNGNQDNNIKDDKQQQIESQQQLPNTKEMCGTRWPRVPIRVVVENHPQVLVETANPRPPVLLTTAITDSLDRWGRVVTARALLDQGSEISLVSEALANRLGLSRTSSRLAVVGIGQHTMQARGVIDIKVISRVSPYKGLVKALVMPKLTGLLPSVAIPKQLRDSWAHITHLQLADPEFYVPAPIDAIFGADVYSTVLKDGVKRGPEGQPTAQSTELGWVLSGNTLNLGNNTSLCTASKNYHQGVSCQRKEELYILVKRFWLQEEQFDTTESSGFSDDICMSYFISNYERDTHGRFVAYCEFMTEYESQGHMVKASPVEDHSKCYYLPHHSVIKESSTSTKLRVVFNGSQKTNTGNH, from the exons atgaCAAATGGTAATCAAGATAATAACATTAAAGatgataaacaacaacaaattgaatcacaacaacaattacCAAATACGAAAGAAAT GTGTGGTACTCGATGGCCAAGAGTACCAATTAGAGTTGTA GTGGAGAATCATCCACAAGTCCTGGTAGAGACAGCTAACCCTCGACCACCAGTACTGCTGACAACAGCCATTACGGATTCACTTGATCGCTGGGGTAGGGTTGTCACTGCTCGAGCATTGCTGGATCAAGGATCCGAGATTTCACTGGTGTCGGAGGCTCTGGCAAATAGACTAGGACTTAGTCGAACGTCATCACGTCTTGCTGTGGTGGGCATTGGCCAACATACAATGCAGGCAAGAGGTGTGATTGACATTAAGGTGATATCGAGAGTGTCACCATATAAAGGTCTAGTGAAGGCATTGGTAATGCCAAAACTAACAGGGTTATTACCATCAGTTGCGATTCCCAAGCAATTGCGAGACAGCTGGGCCCACATAACACATCTTCAGCTTGCTGATCCTGAGTTTTATGTACCAGCTCCAATTGATGCTATCTTTGGTGCTGATGTATACAGCACAGTACTAAAAGATGGTGTCAAAAGAGGACCAGAGGGTCAACCAACCGCTCAGAGTACAGAGCTCGGTTGGGTTTTATCTGGTAATACCCTGAATTTGGGAAATAATACCTCTCTCTGTACAgcatcaaaaaattatcatcaaggaGTTTCCTGTCAGAGAAAGGAAGAGTTGTACATCCTTGTCAAAAGATTTTGGCTGCAAGAAGAGCAGTTTGACACTACAGAGTCATCAGGATTTTCTGATGACATCTGTATGAGTTATTTCATATCAAATTACGAGAGAGATACTCATGGTCGTTTTGTG GCATATTGTGAATTCATGACTGAGTATGAATCACAGGGTCACATGGTAAAAGCATCACCTGTTGAAGACCATTCTAAGTGTTATTATTTACCACATCACAGTGTCATAAAAGAGTCGAGTACATCAACAAAATTGAGAGTTGTATTTAATGGttcacaaaaaacaaatacaggGAATCATTGA